TCTTCATAACGAATTTTCACTTTTTCTCCTTTTTTTATTGGTGTTCCTTGCTTTTCAATTCTATAAAAAAGTCCAGATACTGTTTTTTTATAATCGGTAATGTCGTTGAGTTTTAGATATACATTTTCGATATAATCTTCTTGATTATCATCGATATAATAAGTGTTTGGTTTTTTTTGAGAAGTAGTTTCTTCTTCTTGTTCATTTTCATAATCTTGATTATTATCCAAATCTTCATCTAGCACTTCTACTTCAAAAATGAGCATTGTATTTGGTGGAATTGCTCCTTGAGAACCTTGTACACCATATCCCAAATTAGAAGGAATATATAAAGTCCCTTTTCCACCTTTTCCAATAAGTGGGATTCCTTCATCCCAACCTTGTATTACTTGTCCTATTCCAATAGCTACTTCAATAGGCTCACCTCTGTCGTATGAAGAATCAAATTTTTCTCCTGTTTTTAGTAGTGTTCCTTTATAATGAGCTTTTATTTTATCTCCTGTTTCGATGTCTGTTCTGCCTTGTTTATCTATTGTATATAAAAGTCCAGATTCTGTTTTTTTATAATTTGTAATTCCTTTTTCTACAAAATACGTTTTTTCAATGTATTCAACTTGTATTTTGGAAATACTGTCTAATTTATATTCATTTTCTTTTACTTTTCTTGAAAAATCTTTCTCCCTCTTTTCCTGTATTTTTATTTTAGTGTCCTCATATTCTTGAGTAGTATAGTCTTTGATAATACGAATTTCTTGACGAATCCAACTCCCCTCTTTTATAAAGTCAGGGTGTGGTTGTTCTTCTGAAAAAATAGAATCAGCATGTACAAAAACGGTCAGACTATCACCTATTTTCCCTTTTCTGATAACTTCTACCATAGACATTTCTCTAATTGCCTTATCATTCAAATCTATAAAAAGAGGAGTATCTTCTGTATATGAATCTCTTAAAAGAGAGTCTGTAGAATTAAATATTTTCATCTGTATTTGAAAAATACTAGAATCTGTAAGAATTTTTCCTTTTCCTACTTTTCTAATTCTATAACGCATTCCTTTATGCTCTTGCATTCCTGTTTCAAATTGAGCTGAAACAGAAAATGTAATAAGCAAAAAAAGACAATTAAATATAGATGTATAAAAGAGAGATAATTTCATTATGACATTTGGTTTTAGGAAATTAGGATTGGAAATTAGAGAATGAGAAGTTTTTTTGTTACTCTAATTTCCAACCTCTATTACCTAATTTTTTTATTAATCTAATACTTCAACTCTAAAAACAAGTGTAGCATTTGGTGGAATATCACTTCCTGCACCACGCTCACCATAAGCCAAATGAGAAGGAATATATAGAGTGCCTTTTCCACCTGTTCCGATAAGAGGAATGCCTTCATCCCAACCTTGAATAACTCGTCCTACACCAATAGGAAACTCAATTGGATCATTTCTATCAAAGGAAGAATCAAATTTTTGACCTGATAATAGAGTTCCTTCATAATGAACTTTTATAGTTTTTCCTTTTTGGATAGGTGTTCCTTGCTGATTGATTACATAATAAAGACCTGATTCAGTCTTTTGAAAATTTGTAATTCCTTTTTCTACAAAATAGGTATTTTCTAAATAGTCCATTTGATTTTGCACTTTTGATTTTTCGTCCATTTTTTGTTGTTTTTGTAGTTCTTCTTGTTTTTTAGCCATTTCTTCCATGTATTTTTGTTGCATGGCTTCTAATTTTGCAGCATATTGTTGAGCTGTATAATTTGTCAGAATTTTTATTTCGTGTCTTAAAGAACTTCCTTTAGGAATAAAAATAGGGCGTATCTGACCATTTTGAAATACAGAATCAGAATGAATAAACAAAGTCAGGCTATCTCCAATTTTGCCTTCATTCATCATAATTTCTACAATAGGAATTTGTCTAGTCGTGCTGTCACGTAAATCTAAAATAAGAGGAAAGTCTTCGTTTTTTGTACTTCTAAGCAATGAGTCAGTACTATTATAAATACTCATACTTAACTCTACAATACTAGAATCTGTAATTGAAAGAGCTTTTTTACGCTCTTTTTTGGTAGTCTGTAATTGATAACGAATACCTTTAAATTCTTTTTCGTGTTTATTTTTGTCTTTATTATTTTGTGCATTTATAGAAAAAGAAATGCAACTTATTAAAATAATTAGAATAAAACGATATAAAAACATAAAATTTATTGTCAAGTAATAAAAGATTGATTTTTTATAAAGAAGTTGTGCTAAAAAGATATACATCTTCTTAACACAACTTTAAAGAGTATCTGATAAATAGCTTTTTGAAATTAGAGAGTTGGAATTATTTTCCAGCTTTAGTTACTTCTTCTAGCACTTCTACTCTGAAAACAAGCATTTCGTTTGGTCCAATTGCACCACCAGCACCTCTTGGTCCATAAGCCAAGTTTGAAGGAATATATAAATATCCTTTTCCACCACGACCAATAAGAGGAATACCTTCATCCCACGCTTGGATTACTTGTCCTTGTCCGATAGGAAACTCAAATGCTTCTCCTCTATCAAAAGAAGAGTCAAATTTTTCGCCAGTCATAAGCAGTGTTCCTTCATAATTTACTTTTACTTTATCACCTGCTTCAATATCTGTTTTGCCTTGTTTATCTACTTTATAGAAAAGACCTGATTCTGTTTTCTTGAAATCAGTAATGCCTTTTTCAGGTAAATATGTATTTTCGATATATTCTACTTGTTCTACTGAAATTTTTGCTGATTCTGCTTGTGCTTCAGCTTGCTTTTTCATTTGTTCTTCCATGTATTTTTGCTGCATTTCTTTTTGTTCTGCAACATATTCTGTTTGTGTAAGATGCTTTACTAATTTGATTTCTTGACGAATAGAACTTCCTTCTGCTATAAAAGGAGGACGAGGTTGTCCTTGTACAAAAATAGAATCTGAATGGATAAACATAGTAACACTATCTCCAACTCTACCTTTTTCCATTAATATTTTTACAATACCCATTTTTGTATTGTTTGAATCACTCAAATCTATCATTAAAGGAAAATCTTCTGTGTATGTATCACGAAGTAAAGAATCTGTACTATTATAGATTTTCATAGAGATTTGAACTACGCTAGAGTCACTAAGTTCCTGTCCTTCTCCACGCTGACGAAGCATATAACGAATTCCGTCAAGTTCTTTTTCTTTATTAAGTGAGTCTGAATTACAAGACCACATTGTAGCACCAATAAGAGTAAATAGTATAGAACGATATAAAAAAAGAGATTTCATTTTTTGTTTGTTAGATAAAATAACTAGAATAAATAATAATATTGAAATAGAGTACATTGAAACTAGCCTACAAAGGTCTAATATAAAAGCCAAAGTAGAAAAGATTTATGGAAAATTAATTTTAAATATAGGATAATTAATGTGTAGTTGTAAGTTCTGAACGATGCTCTTCGATAAGTTTCTCAAAATAAGTTACTACTTTATCGACAGGTTCTGTACTTCTTCCTCCTGCTGCATTGTGATGACCACCACCTCCAAAATAAGTACGAGCAAAATCGGCTACTGAAAATGTTCCGACAGAACGAAAAGACATTCTGACTTCATTGCCATAATCAATCAAAATTGCAGCAAATTCAATTCCTTCAATAGAAAGAGCATAGTTTACAATGCCTTCTGTATCACCCGACTGAGGATTGTATTTGCGAGTGTCTTTTTGTTTTAAGACAAAGTAAGCTGTTTTCAAATCCTGTCTGACAGTCAAACAACTGGAAAGCGCATGTCCTAAAAGACGAATTCTATTCTCGGTATTGCTATCATAAATCATACGTTGAACATACGAAGAATCTAAACCCATATCTATCAAATCAGCTGCAATACGGTGTATTTTTCCTGTTGTATTAGGGTGTTTGAAAGAAGCTGTATCCGTCATAATACCTGCATACAAACATTGAGCTATCGGAATATCGATCAAATGTCTATCATTCATCAATAGAATAAGGTCATAAACTAATTCTGCCGTTGCTGCTGCTGTAATATCCCACAATTCAAAATGAGCAAAATCAGATTTACCTCTATGATGATCGACCATCAAAATAGGTGTATCAGGATTTTTTTCTATAAAAGAATCTAAAGGAGCTGTTCGATTAGGACTAGAAAAATCCAAACAACAAATCAAAGTAGATTCATCAATTAATGTCTCAATTTTTTGATGTGTTGCTTCTGAATAGACAACTACTTTATCATTGTCAGACATCCAATTCAGAAAATCAGGATATTCAGTAGGCGAAATAACTGTAGCTTGATGATTTTTCTTTTGTAAATAAAGAGATAAAGCCAAACAAGAACCTAAAGCATCAGCATCAGGGCGTTGATGTGGAAAGATGACCACTTTTTGAGGAGTGCTTAAAAGTTCTGCTAGACCTGCTAAATTTTGCATTCAAATACGCTTAGTTAATAAATTTTGAAAATCAAGATAGTCTTTAATTTCTTACAAACTATGTTATGTTAAAATTAAAGGAATCTAATTTTCATTAGAAAAACGTTACAAAGATACCAAAACTTTTGAGTTATTGATTTTTGTTTAGATAGAAATTAGAATAAATTATTTTTCAAATCACAAATGTACCCTATTAATCCTTTTCTACAAATAATGCTATTTTATGATTTTTGAGAACAAGATAAGGTTTTAAAAGTTAGGTCTGCATACTATATCTTATTACAAAGATAATTTTTTAAACTATGAAATCCAGTAAATCTAACCGAAGAGAGTTTCTTAAACTCTTAACCTATTCTACACTCGGAGTAGCCACAACACCTATGTTGGCAAGTTGTGCTACTCTTTTTTCTACAAAAATGAAAAATAACGGATTCAAAAAAGCCATTGTTATTGGTAGTGGTTATGGTGGTGCAGTAGCTGCATTGCGCCTAACTCAAAAAAATATTCCTACTTTACTTATAGAAATGGGGCAAGAATGGAAACTAACACCCAAACACGATACATTTTGTAAAATGATTACGGCAGACAAACGCTCAAGCTGGAGAAGTTCTACACCTCATGCACCTATTACTATTCCTTTTTTTATCAAAAAATATGCAGGCGTTTTAGATAAAGAAAAGCATCCTAATATGGATGTTTTCTTAGGACGTGGATTAGGAGGAGGTTCTTTGGTAAATGGAGGAATTGCTATTACACCAGATAAAAATTACTTTGAAAAAATACTTCCTTCTGTAAATAGCGAAGAAATGTTTGATAAATATTTTCCTTTAGCTAATAAGGCTTTGCGTGTCAATACTATCGAAGCTGATTTTTTTGAAGAAACTCCTTATTATCAGTTTTCAAGAATAGCTAGAGAAGATGCAAAAAAGGCAGGTTATCAAACCAAATTTTTTCCTAATGTATATGATTTT
This is a stretch of genomic DNA from Bernardetia sp. MNP-M8. It encodes these proteins:
- a CDS encoding FKBP-type peptidyl-prolyl cis-trans isomerase, encoding MKLSLFYTSIFNCLFLLITFSVSAQFETGMQEHKGMRYRIRKVGKGKILTDSSIFQIQMKIFNSTDSLLRDSYTEDTPLFIDLNDKAIREMSMVEVIRKGKIGDSLTVFVHADSIFSEEQPHPDFIKEGSWIRQEIRIIKDYTTQEYEDTKIKIQEKREKDFSRKVKENEYKLDSISKIQVEYIEKTYFVEKGITNYKKTESGLLYTIDKQGRTDIETGDKIKAHYKGTLLKTGEKFDSSYDRGEPIEVAIGIGQVIQGWDEGIPLIGKGGKGTLYIPSNLGYGVQGSQGAIPPNTMLIFEVEVLDEDLDNNQDYENEQEEETTSQKKPNTYYIDDNQEDYIENVYLKLNDITDYKKTVSGLFYRIEKQGTPIKKGEKVKIRYEETFLMTDENLDSSHDSEKIYEITIGKGNFIKGWEEGIPIIGKGGIGYLYIPSKLAYGKEEVGEQLEPDAMLIYKIEILEN
- a CDS encoding DHH family phosphoesterase, whose translation is MQNLAGLAELLSTPQKVVIFPHQRPDADALGSCLALSLYLQKKNHQATVISPTEYPDFLNWMSDNDKVVVYSEATHQKIETLIDESTLICCLDFSSPNRTAPLDSFIEKNPDTPILMVDHHRGKSDFAHFELWDITAAATAELVYDLILLMNDRHLIDIPIAQCLYAGIMTDTASFKHPNTTGKIHRIAADLIDMGLDSSYVQRMIYDSNTENRIRLLGHALSSCLTVRQDLKTAYFVLKQKDTRKYNPQSGDTEGIVNYALSIEGIEFAAILIDYGNEVRMSFRSVGTFSVADFARTYFGGGGHHNAAGGRSTEPVDKVVTYFEKLIEEHRSELTTTH
- a CDS encoding FKBP-type peptidyl-prolyl cis-trans isomerase, giving the protein MKSLFLYRSILFTLIGATMWSCNSDSLNKEKELDGIRYMLRQRGEGQELSDSSVVQISMKIYNSTDSLLRDTYTEDFPLMIDLSDSNNTKMGIVKILMEKGRVGDSVTMFIHSDSIFVQGQPRPPFIAEGSSIRQEIKLVKHLTQTEYVAEQKEMQQKYMEEQMKKQAEAQAESAKISVEQVEYIENTYLPEKGITDFKKTESGLFYKVDKQGKTDIEAGDKVKVNYEGTLLMTGEKFDSSFDRGEAFEFPIGQGQVIQAWDEGIPLIGRGGKGYLYIPSNLAYGPRGAGGAIGPNEMLVFRVEVLEEVTKAGK
- a CDS encoding FKBP-type peptidyl-prolyl cis-trans isomerase translates to MFLYRFILIILISCISFSINAQNNKDKNKHEKEFKGIRYQLQTTKKERKKALSITDSSIVELSMSIYNSTDSLLRSTKNEDFPLILDLRDSTTRQIPIVEIMMNEGKIGDSLTLFIHSDSVFQNGQIRPIFIPKGSSLRHEIKILTNYTAQQYAAKLEAMQQKYMEEMAKKQEELQKQQKMDEKSKVQNQMDYLENTYFVEKGITNFQKTESGLYYVINQQGTPIQKGKTIKVHYEGTLLSGQKFDSSFDRNDPIEFPIGVGRVIQGWDEGIPLIGTGGKGTLYIPSHLAYGERGAGSDIPPNATLVFRVEVLD